A genomic window from Bacillota bacterium includes:
- a CDS encoding FRG domain-containing protein gives MSTAKNYVTKFIRKLSDFIEDISTDIGDNKVLWFRGHTNTSYKLLPGIYRKYLETLEVKSVESELLSHFQARNYHLIPGRLPQNKMEWLCMMQHYNTATRLLDWTENAFTAFLFALEPYFTKKQLDQRILPCVWVLNPLKLNKINGIDHIPNMALLSQLMPAQASDRSNLQKIKEIFVEGIVEYNTVHTPLAVFSPYNNERIRAQSGVFTLFPFFKCSEIKEFKNNHNAKNRTKSYITNYFEKFAMEEHPECGKFLTKYVLLHPFKIYTELKRNGFKQSSIYPEMQVLSEEIEEYLLRV, from the coding sequence ATGAGTACTGCTAAAAATTATGTAACTAAATTCATTAGGAAACTAAGTGATTTTATTGAAGATATATCTACAGATATCGGAGATAACAAAGTCCTCTGGTTCAGAGGCCATACAAATACCAGCTATAAGCTGTTACCAGGCATATACAGGAAATACTTAGAAACACTGGAAGTCAAGTCTGTCGAAAGTGAACTGCTTAGCCATTTTCAAGCACGTAATTATCATCTGATTCCCGGAAGGCTGCCCCAAAATAAAATGGAATGGCTTTGCATGATGCAACATTATAACACTGCAACGCGTCTTCTTGACTGGACCGAGAATGCTTTCACGGCTTTCCTGTTTGCACTTGAGCCTTATTTTACAAAAAAACAGCTTGATCAAAGGATACTCCCGTGTGTATGGGTACTGAATCCTCTAAAATTAAACAAGATAAACGGTATAGATCATATACCAAATATGGCACTGCTGTCCCAGCTTATGCCGGCACAAGCTTCCGACCGATCAAACTTGCAGAAAATAAAAGAAATATTCGTAGAAGGTATTGTTGAGTATAACACCGTACATACTCCTCTGGCCGTATTTTCCCCTTATAACAATGAAAGAATCAGAGCCCAATCAGGTGTATTTACACTATTTCCCTTTTTTAAGTGCAGCGAGATAAAAGAATTTAAGAATAACCATAATGCCAAAAATCGTACAAAATCCTACATAACAAATTATTTTGAAAAGTTTGCCATGGAAGAACACCCGGAATGCGGTAAATTTCTTACAAAGTATGTCCTCCTGCATCCCTTTAAAATTTATACCGAACTAAAAAGGAACGGTTTCAAACAAAGTTCAATCTATCCTGAAATGCAAGTGTTGTCTGAAGAGATTGAAGAATATCTATTAAGAGTTTGA
- a CDS encoding MATE family efflux transporter — MKFKINYNNDCKTNCNNDYYKPNYNNECKFNFDHKYKHSFNEFTFFKSSVKLNIKSKLNTSKLIRKDVLEFTFPIITEQVLIILMGVVNAIMASRIGNEAVSGIGMVDSINNIFIAFISALAVGSTVVVAHYIGQDNVGNANETVKQGLFSGFLLTLTITLLIFIFRYNIINILYGSAEPLVKENAYAYLDITLFSYPLIAITSITCGVLRGAGDTKTPMKITILMNFINIVLSYILIYGIDIGILGIHIYFPGFKVKGAALGISTARLIGAILSISVLVRGSRIIKLKKLPLLKIDINIQKSIFGVGIPASVESLLFQGGKLITQIFIVTMGTSSIAANYVAGSIFTLINIPGSALSIAATAMVGQSMGRGEKEEAGNLLIYLTKLTAVCLFVPCALSFLLAPALSSLYSQVDEVISISSDLLRLNAVFMPLIWGIAFIIPAGLKGAGDARFTMVVSIISMWVFRITLGYLLGIPLKLGVRGVWLGMFADWLVRSILFYCRLKSGKWKEHSVIS; from the coding sequence ATGAAATTTAAAATTAACTATAATAATGACTGTAAAACCAATTGCAATAATGATTATTACAAACCCAATTATAACAACGAATGCAAATTTAATTTTGATCATAAATATAAACATAGTTTTAATGAATTTACTTTTTTTAAGTCAAGTGTTAAGTTAAATATTAAGTCAAAACTTAACACTTCCAAACTTATACGGAAAGATGTTTTGGAATTTACTTTCCCGATTATTACAGAACAAGTACTTATTATACTGATGGGTGTCGTAAATGCCATTATGGCGAGCCGTATAGGTAATGAAGCTGTTTCCGGGATCGGAATGGTGGACTCTATCAACAATATTTTTATTGCCTTTATTTCAGCTCTGGCTGTTGGAAGCACTGTAGTTGTTGCCCATTATATAGGGCAGGATAATGTAGGGAATGCTAATGAAACAGTAAAACAGGGCTTATTTTCAGGGTTTCTGCTTACACTTACCATTACTTTATTAATATTTATATTCCGCTATAATATTATCAACATACTATATGGTTCGGCAGAACCTTTGGTCAAGGAAAATGCATATGCCTATCTGGATATAACTCTTTTTTCCTACCCTCTTATTGCAATAACCTCAATAACCTGTGGTGTATTAAGAGGGGCCGGTGATACAAAAACACCAATGAAGATTACAATACTGATGAACTTTATCAATATTGTTTTAAGCTACATACTTATATACGGAATTGATATTGGTATATTAGGTATACATATATATTTTCCCGGTTTTAAAGTGAAGGGTGCAGCCCTAGGTATATCCACTGCAAGACTAATCGGTGCCATTTTGTCAATATCTGTTTTGGTGAGAGGTTCCAGGATTATAAAGCTTAAAAAATTACCCCTGCTAAAAATAGATATAAATATCCAAAAATCCATATTTGGGGTTGGTATTCCTGCCAGTGTTGAATCTCTTCTATTCCAAGGTGGAAAACTTATTACCCAAATATTTATTGTAACCATGGGCACATCCTCAATTGCGGCAAACTATGTTGCAGGCTCCATTTTTACTCTTATTAACATTCCGGGAAGTGCCCTTAGCATTGCTGCAACAGCCATGGTAGGACAAAGCATGGGTAGAGGTGAGAAAGAGGAAGCCGGAAATCTTCTTATATACCTTACAAAACTTACAGCTGTTTGCCTTTTTGTTCCATGTGCCCTGTCTTTCCTGCTGGCTCCAGCACTTTCTTCATTGTATAGCCAGGTAGATGAAGTAATAAGCATATCTTCTGACCTTTTGAGGTTAAATGCCGTATTTATGCCTTTAATATGGGGTATTGCCTTCATCATCCCCGCTGGCCTAAAGGGTGCAGGAGACGCAAGGTTTACCATGGTAGTATCCATTATAAGTATGTGGGTTTTCAGGATTACCCTTGGATACCTGCTGGGTATTCCTTTAAAGCTTGGAGTGCGGGGAGTATGGTTAGGCATGTTCGCCGATTGGCTAGTACGATCAATCTTATTTTATTGCCGCCTTAAAAGCGGAAAGTGGAAGGAACATTCTGTTATAAGTTAA
- a CDS encoding AraC family transcriptional regulator — MEREYARFLGEKYFRDGETVFINRVVLKEKTLWHAHDFIEIAYVASGYGKHVVGNQEYSVSKGNLFIINYNTPHEFIPLGNLAGDMLIYNCIFKPEFLDYSMVNCNDFSDVAGSFLFRSFFPDECMDTDYEDIKLIDYFDVKISELFEKMHDEYEKQEKGYIEIIRAYVIELLVTIFRFFEKKKMPNENLETGRRNIIGKVMEYIKDNYMHDIRLEELSMMAFLSPTYFSRLFKEHTGLTVSEYTQRIRVEEACRLLTQTDKKVIEIAGEVGYKDIKFFNKVFKRNTGKTPFEFRRGNL, encoded by the coding sequence ATAGAAAGGGAATATGCGCGTTTTTTGGGAGAAAAGTATTTCAGAGATGGTGAAACGGTATTTATAAATAGAGTTGTCCTGAAGGAGAAAACTTTATGGCATGCCCATGATTTTATTGAAATTGCTTATGTAGCCTCCGGATATGGGAAGCATGTGGTCGGAAACCAGGAATACTCGGTTTCAAAAGGCAACCTGTTTATAATTAACTACAATACCCCCCATGAATTTATTCCGCTGGGGAATCTTGCTGGAGATATGCTGATATACAACTGCATATTCAAGCCTGAATTCCTTGATTATTCCATGGTTAACTGTAACGACTTTTCTGATGTAGCCGGGAGTTTTCTCTTCCGTTCATTTTTTCCTGATGAGTGCATGGATACGGATTATGAAGATATTAAGCTAATAGATTATTTTGATGTAAAAATAAGTGAACTGTTTGAAAAAATGCATGATGAATACGAAAAACAGGAAAAGGGTTATATTGAAATTATAAGGGCTTATGTAATTGAACTTCTGGTAACTATTTTTAGATTTTTTGAAAAAAAGAAAATGCCGAATGAGAATCTAGAAACGGGACGAAGAAATATTATTGGAAAAGTTATGGAGTACATCAAAGATAATTATATGCACGATATCAGGCTCGAAGAACTATCCATGATGGCATTTTTAAGCCCTACATATTTTTCGAGGCTGTTTAAGGAACACACGGGGCTTACTGTATCCGAATATACCCAAAGAATCAGAGTTGAAGAAGCCTGCAGGCTTTTAACGCAAACAGATAAAAAAGTTATTGAAATTGCAGGAGAGGTTGGATATAAGGATATAAAATTTTTTAATAAAGTTTTTAAAAGGAATACTGGTAAAACTCCTTTTGAATTTAGAAGAGGGAATTTGTAG
- a CDS encoding MATE family efflux transporter, producing the protein MLKDMTKGSETKHILVFAIPMFIGNIFQQLYNMVDAVVVGRFIGKDALAAVGTSSPVIFLLVALVMGLSIGASVIISQLYGAGDLKKLKRAVSTAYIFLLISGAIITLMGLLSSRGLLILLQTPKEIFNDAAAYLNIFFSGLIFTFVYNAISAILRGLGDSKTPLYFLITSSLLNVGLDVLFVAVFGMGVAGAAWATVISQGVSAILCLIYVYARVELLRILPKDMVFDKDLFIKSVKLGIPGSIQQTVVSVSMMALQGLVNSYGSVTMAAYTAASRIDSIAMMPIMNLGLASTTFTAQNIGAGELKRVRRGYRRSLAMVTICCIITSAIILSFGPNLMSIFIDSKEVEVITQGNDYITVVSFFYILMGVMFVTNGVLRGSGDMIVSMASTLTSLGIRIIAAYILSSVETIGYKGIWWSIPIGWLVGATIAIIRYKSGKWVEKRVVKRPTFEAS; encoded by the coding sequence ATGTTGAAAGATATGACAAAAGGTTCAGAAACAAAACATATACTTGTGTTTGCCATACCGATGTTTATAGGAAACATATTTCAGCAGCTTTACAATATGGTTGATGCAGTTGTTGTAGGAAGATTTATTGGAAAGGATGCACTTGCAGCAGTAGGAACCAGCTCCCCTGTTATATTTCTACTGGTTGCCCTGGTAATGGGATTATCCATAGGGGCATCTGTTATCATTTCACAACTTTATGGTGCAGGAGATTTAAAAAAATTAAAGCGTGCAGTATCAACGGCATACATATTTCTTTTAATAAGCGGAGCAATAATTACTTTAATGGGGTTATTATCTTCACGAGGCCTCCTGATACTCTTACAAACGCCTAAAGAGATTTTTAACGATGCAGCGGCATACTTAAATATTTTTTTTAGCGGATTAATATTCACATTTGTTTATAATGCTATATCGGCAATATTGCGAGGGCTTGGCGACTCCAAAACACCGCTATACTTTCTCATTACTTCTTCATTATTAAATGTTGGTCTTGATGTTTTGTTTGTTGCGGTATTCGGAATGGGTGTTGCGGGTGCTGCATGGGCAACTGTTATATCCCAGGGCGTATCTGCCATACTATGTTTAATATATGTATATGCAAGGGTAGAATTACTGAGAATACTTCCTAAAGATATGGTGTTTGATAAGGATTTGTTTATCAAATCCGTAAAGCTCGGTATTCCCGGATCAATTCAACAAACGGTAGTTTCTGTCAGCATGATGGCTCTTCAGGGGCTTGTAAATTCCTATGGAAGTGTAACTATGGCTGCATATACGGCTGCGTCAAGAATTGACTCAATTGCTATGATGCCAATTATGAACCTGGGACTTGCCTCAACAACTTTTACCGCTCAGAATATCGGAGCCGGAGAGTTGAAACGTGTAAGGCGCGGTTACAGGCGCTCACTAGCTATGGTAACTATTTGCTGCATAATAACATCGGCAATTATTTTATCATTTGGTCCAAACCTTATGTCTATTTTTATCGATTCCAAAGAGGTTGAAGTTATTACCCAGGGAAACGATTACATTACAGTCGTATCTTTCTTTTATATACTAATGGGCGTAATGTTCGTCACAAACGGTGTTCTTCGTGGTAGCGGTGATATGATCGTATCAATGGCAAGTACCCTTACCAGCCTTGGAATAAGAATAATAGCTGCCTATATCCTATCATCCGTAGAGACCATAGGGTATAAAGGTATATGGTGGTCAATACCTATAGGTTGGCTTGTAGGAGCAACTATAGCAATTATACGTTATAAAAGCGGAAAATGGGTGGAGAAAAGGGTGGTGAAAAGGCCGACGTTTGAAGCCTCATAA
- a CDS encoding ABC transporter permease, with protein sequence MNEINTFIVFIKKELMEQWRNYRIIVLFSVLLLFGMSSPLLAKLMPEIFKSIDVGFEIKMPEPTFADAYAQFFKNMSQVSLIVIILVFSGSITQEKIKGTAILILSKGLSRKTFVVSKFIASVLLWTIAFAVSVIVFYGYTEYLFPGQNPQNFMISMFSFWLFVVFLLSVSTLTGLIGNSFYIPAVLTFGVLALMFAIGAVPKTVKYSPIALSSWNVDMILGTKGISDITISLTITVLLTVICIVSSVIIFSKQEL encoded by the coding sequence ATGAATGAAATAAATACTTTTATTGTTTTTATAAAAAAAGAGCTTATGGAGCAATGGCGTAATTATAGGATTATTGTACTTTTTTCTGTGCTATTGCTATTTGGGATGAGCAGCCCGCTGCTTGCAAAATTAATGCCGGAAATATTCAAATCCATAGATGTAGGATTTGAGATTAAAATGCCTGAACCTACATTTGCAGATGCTTATGCTCAATTCTTCAAAAACATGTCGCAGGTAAGCCTTATTGTTATAATTCTCGTGTTTTCAGGCAGCATTACTCAAGAAAAAATAAAGGGGACTGCAATATTGATATTATCAAAGGGATTATCCCGCAAGACATTTGTAGTATCAAAGTTTATTGCATCGGTATTATTATGGACAATAGCTTTTGCTGTATCTGTTATAGTTTTCTATGGGTATACTGAATACCTGTTCCCCGGACAAAACCCCCAAAACTTTATGATTTCAATGTTCAGCTTCTGGCTGTTTGTCGTATTCTTATTGTCTGTATCCACTTTAACAGGTTTAATTGGCAATTCTTTCTATATACCTGCTGTACTGACTTTCGGAGTTTTGGCATTAATGTTTGCAATCGGTGCCGTACCTAAAACTGTAAAATATTCTCCAATTGCCCTTTCATCATGGAATGTGGACATGATTTTGGGAACAAAGGGCATATCGGATATTACTATATCTCTTACCATTACAGTACTGCTGACAGTTATTTGTATAGTATCATCTGTTATAATTTTCTCAAAACAGGAGCTATAG
- a CDS encoding PLDc N-terminal domain-containing protein has translation MNIIKEYLPFFIPILFLQLALLIASLIHILKNKKFRFGNTVMWVLIVVLINIIGPILYFTIGKADE, from the coding sequence GTGAATATAATTAAAGAATATTTGCCTTTTTTTATTCCCATATTATTTTTACAATTAGCGTTACTAATTGCATCGCTTATCCACATCCTGAAAAACAAAAAATTCAGATTTGGAAATACTGTTATGTGGGTATTAATAGTTGTACTTATAAACATTATTGGTCCTATTTTATATTTTACAATAGGAAAGGCTGACGAATAA
- a CDS encoding glycoside hydrolase family 2, which translates to MSNVPRPEYPRPDFVRKDWLNLNGLWEFEFDDDDIGEKNRWYEKEHSFSRVIKVPFCFESEMSGIGDTSRHDHIWYRRKMQVPKSWNGRRIMLRFGAVDYHAKVWINDVYMGSHIGGHTPFSFDITYALKWDGSDEIVVKADDIATDRQQARGKQTWMNEPFGCWYNRTSGIWQTVWLEPVNEVNITGIRLTPDIDKGMVHIEAQLSCQATGYTLKTDISFAGIPISSISTRCFQPCVRFETSAVSYAFERELKLWSPENPNLYDIEFTLFDVNGNEVDHVSSYFGMRKVSVKDGKVLLNNHPYYQKLILDQGYFPKSNLTAPDEEALINDIKMTKAFGYNGVRKHQKVEDPIYLYWCDKLGLLIWGEMASYYEYSPGAANIYMKEWQEIINRDYNHPCIIAWTPFNESWGVPNVFVNKQQQCHTVAVVNMIRSLDATRLVISNDGWEHTDTDLCTIHDYRADGDDFIKAYTDKDKAIKATPSGRFIFAQGYSYQGQPVLITEYGGIAFASDEGWGYGKKVKDEEEFLERFAKITHAIMSIDYICGFCYTQLTDVQQEVNGLMTYDRKPKFNPDKIKAINKGR; encoded by the coding sequence ATGTCAAATGTACCCAGACCGGAATATCCACGTCCGGACTTTGTCAGGAAGGATTGGCTTAATCTAAACGGCTTATGGGAGTTCGAATTTGATGACGATGATATAGGTGAAAAAAATAGGTGGTATGAGAAGGAGCATAGCTTCTCCCGTGTTATTAAAGTACCTTTCTGCTTTGAAAGCGAGATGAGTGGCATAGGTGATACATCCCGCCATGACCACATATGGTATAGGCGCAAAATGCAAGTACCGAAGAGTTGGAATGGTCGGAGGATAATGCTGCGGTTTGGTGCTGTAGATTACCATGCCAAAGTATGGATCAATGATGTTTATATGGGTAGTCATATAGGTGGGCACACGCCATTTAGCTTTGATATAACCTACGCACTTAAATGGGATGGCAGTGATGAAATAGTAGTGAAAGCCGATGATATAGCTACAGATCGTCAGCAAGCCCGTGGCAAACAGACATGGATGAATGAACCTTTTGGATGTTGGTATAACCGCACCTCAGGTATATGGCAAACGGTATGGCTGGAACCTGTAAACGAAGTTAATATAACGGGCATTCGCTTAACTCCTGATATAGATAAAGGTATGGTACATATTGAAGCGCAGCTTAGTTGTCAGGCTACGGGTTATACCTTAAAAACCGATATATCCTTTGCAGGTATACCTATTTCCTCAATTTCAACGCGTTGTTTTCAGCCCTGTGTCAGGTTTGAAACAAGTGCAGTAAGCTATGCTTTTGAAAGAGAACTAAAACTGTGGAGCCCAGAAAATCCTAATCTATATGACATAGAATTTACATTATTTGATGTGAATGGTAATGAAGTTGATCATGTATCAAGTTATTTTGGTATGCGTAAGGTATCGGTCAAGGATGGTAAAGTACTACTGAATAATCACCCTTACTATCAAAAACTCATATTGGACCAGGGTTATTTTCCCAAGTCAAACCTTACAGCTCCGGATGAAGAGGCTTTGATAAATGATATAAAGATGACCAAAGCCTTTGGCTACAACGGTGTACGTAAGCACCAGAAAGTGGAGGACCCCATATACCTATACTGGTGCGATAAGCTGGGTCTTCTGATATGGGGAGAGATGGCTTCTTACTATGAATATAGTCCTGGAGCGGCCAATATATACATGAAGGAATGGCAGGAAATTATAAACAGGGATTACAATCATCCTTGCATTATAGCCTGGACACCGTTTAATGAGTCCTGGGGTGTACCTAATGTATTTGTAAATAAGCAGCAACAGTGCCATACAGTAGCTGTAGTTAACATGATACGCTCCTTGGATGCAACGAGATTGGTAATATCTAATGACGGTTGGGAACATACCGATACCGATTTGTGTACTATACATGATTATCGCGCAGATGGTGATGATTTCATAAAAGCCTATACCGATAAAGACAAGGCGATAAAAGCGACCCCATCAGGCAGGTTCATATTTGCCCAAGGCTATAGTTATCAAGGACAGCCTGTACTCATTACTGAGTATGGTGGTATAGCCTTTGCATCAGATGAGGGCTGGGGTTACGGCAAAAAGGTGAAAGATGAAGAGGAGTTTTTAGAACGTTTTGCCAAGATAACCCATGCCATTATGTCGATAGATTATATATGTGGCTTTTGCTATACGCAGCTTACTGACGTGCAGCAAGAGGTAAATGGTCTTATGACTTATGACAGAAAGCCCAAGTTTAATCCGGATAAGATAAAGGCTATAAATAAAGGGAGATAA
- a CDS encoding uroporphyrinogen decarboxylase family protein has translation MHTSRKIPFIPTIFEHSARIINRTPSETALSEELLEEAQVQSYLLYKHDAVTVGIDVYNIEAEALGCEVKFHEDNSIPGVIFHPFSEEYHMEAITFSTEKGRIGMVLNAAERVKKRIGSYVNVSIGISGPFSICAELTGFEKLITDCIDNEETVHLLLEKILAFQKEYCKEIIKRGLGVTLFESWAAPPLVSPGIYRNFVAPYEKELITHIKNLGVLYVPLVIGGDTLTILDDMLETGTTLLISDYKADIKYFVEKAKERNMTIRGNIDPKLVERGPKEEIIRQLEIMLQKINGYDKFVVGTGVLPYNTPPENVIAIREYLNAKS, from the coding sequence GTGCATACAAGTAGAAAGATACCTTTTATTCCGACAATATTCGAACACAGTGCTAGAATAATAAACAGGACGCCCAGTGAAACAGCGCTAAGTGAAGAGTTATTGGAAGAAGCCCAGGTCCAGTCTTATTTATTATATAAACATGATGCTGTTACTGTGGGAATTGATGTATATAACATAGAAGCTGAGGCTTTGGGATGCGAGGTAAAGTTTCATGAGGATAATTCCATACCTGGAGTAATATTTCACCCATTTTCGGAAGAATACCATATGGAAGCAATAACCTTTTCTACTGAAAAAGGCCGTATTGGAATGGTTCTTAATGCTGCTGAAAGAGTAAAGAAGAGGATAGGGAGTTATGTGAATGTAAGTATAGGTATATCGGGACCATTTTCTATTTGTGCCGAACTTACGGGTTTTGAAAAGCTTATAACGGATTGTATTGATAATGAAGAAACAGTGCATCTTTTACTTGAAAAAATCTTGGCCTTCCAAAAAGAATATTGCAAAGAGATAATTAAAAGGGGGCTCGGAGTAACTTTATTTGAATCATGGGCTGCGCCTCCCTTGGTATCTCCCGGAATTTATAGGAATTTTGTAGCGCCTTATGAAAAGGAGCTTATAACCCATATAAAGAATCTTGGAGTATTGTATGTCCCCCTTGTCATCGGCGGAGATACATTGACAATTCTGGACGATATGCTGGAAACCGGCACAACATTGCTAATATCGGATTACAAAGCAGACATAAAATATTTTGTTGAAAAAGCAAAGGAAAGGAATATGACCATAAGGGGAAACATAGACCCTAAACTCGTGGAAAGGGGACCTAAGGAGGAGATAATAAGGCAGCTTGAAATCATGCTTCAAAAAATTAACGGGTATGATAAGTTTGTTGTTGGTACCGGCGTGCTTCCCTATAATACTCCTCCTGAAAATGTTATTGCTATAAGAGAGTATCTTAATGCTAAGTCTTAA
- a CDS encoding response regulator, with product MINMLVVDDEYHIREGIKNGINWEEVGVNICGIAGSGYEALDMIEKYTPNIVITDIRMSDMDGLELLDVINKKYSNIKVILISGYKDFHYAQTAVSLNAFCYILKPIDHNELLTKVLEAKRLIEEQLEKVKRDEDIQKRLEENISILRDNFFTQLVSGKKINPAEIEKKSKFLNINLSGPQYVICVLEPEVRPDYASELDVYDESLYKAAVMSISEAVMGNGCKSYTFNLDDRIGLLICGENISRNILKKKCETIIGRVNSTIGISVTIGIGNIYKNKDKISVSYKEALDAIEYKMILGKNLVIPVESVYANLKEKAAKNKFLDTLKNCEDDLILAIKSDNRESMVIILKEITEALHESIKSNIQEKDHLIFLVSFFIMKIMFVLDININMLFDNEGGLINTLQNLQTINELEDYIIKCFDEAAEELREKNKSHNGFLVKLAIEYISKNIYNDITLMKVADYLMIHPNYLSKIFKQETGEPFVEYVIKVKMSEAKLLLRNSNNKVYEIANMLSYKDVGHFARTFKKFFGVSPTEYRQLL from the coding sequence ATGATCAACATGCTGGTTGTTGACGATGAGTATCATATTAGAGAAGGTATAAAAAACGGAATTAATTGGGAAGAAGTAGGTGTGAATATTTGCGGTATTGCAGGGAGTGGATATGAAGCTTTGGATATGATAGAGAAATATACTCCAAATATTGTAATTACCGATATTCGAATGTCTGATATGGATGGGTTGGAACTTCTTGATGTTATTAATAAAAAATATTCTAATATCAAAGTCATACTAATAAGTGGTTATAAAGATTTCCACTATGCTCAGACCGCAGTAAGTCTTAATGCTTTTTGCTATATATTAAAACCTATTGACCATAATGAACTTTTGACAAAAGTGTTAGAAGCAAAAAGACTAATTGAAGAGCAACTGGAAAAAGTTAAGCGGGATGAGGACATACAAAAAAGGTTAGAAGAAAATATTTCCATATTGAGGGACAACTTTTTTACTCAGCTGGTTAGTGGGAAAAAAATAAATCCTGCTGAAATTGAGAAAAAGTCTAAATTTCTAAATATAAACTTAAGTGGCCCCCAATATGTTATTTGTGTATTAGAACCTGAAGTGCGTCCGGACTATGCAAGTGAATTGGATGTTTATGATGAGAGCTTGTATAAAGCTGCGGTTATGAGCATTTCCGAAGCTGTTATGGGAAATGGCTGTAAGTCTTATACATTTAACCTTGATGATAGGATTGGACTTCTTATTTGTGGGGAAAATATCTCTCGAAATATTTTAAAAAAGAAGTGTGAAACTATTATTGGACGGGTAAATAGCACTATTGGAATATCAGTGACTATAGGGATTGGAAACATTTATAAAAACAAAGATAAAATTTCTGTATCATATAAAGAAGCATTAGATGCTATTGAATATAAAATGATCCTTGGCAAAAATTTGGTTATTCCTGTAGAATCTGTATATGCAAACCTAAAAGAAAAAGCTGCAAAAAATAAATTTCTTGATACTCTTAAAAACTGTGAAGATGATTTGATATTGGCCATAAAGTCAGATAACAGGGAAAGTATGGTAATAATTTTAAAGGAAATTACTGAAGCATTACATGAATCAATTAAAAGCAATATACAGGAGAAGGACCATCTTATATTTCTTGTATCCTTTTTCATTATGAAAATTATGTTTGTATTGGATATAAATATTAACATGCTATTTGACAATGAAGGAGGTCTAATAAACACACTTCAAAATTTACAGACCATCAATGAATTAGAAGATTATATTATTAAATGTTTTGATGAGGCAGCTGAAGAATTAAGAGAAAAAAATAAGAGCCATAACGGGTTTTTAGTCAAACTGGCAATTGAATATATTAGTAAGAATATATATAACGATATTACTTTAATGAAAGTTGCTGATTACTTAATGATACATCCCAATTATTTGAGTAAAATTTTCAAACAGGAAACGGGAGAGCCGTTTGTTGAATATGTGATAAAGGTAAAAATGAGCGAAGCAAAACTTCTTTTAAGAAACAGCAATAATAAAGTTTATGAAATAGCGAATATGCTCAGCTATAAGGATGTAGGTCATTTTGCAAGGACCTTCAAAAAATTCTTCGGCGTATCGCCGACAGAATATAGGCAGTTGTTGTGA